One stretch of Qingrenia yutianensis DNA includes these proteins:
- a CDS encoding TspO/MBR family protein encodes MIKTFNAKNLKKFLICLAISLGTGGLSAFLTRNSQDFYNTLTRPPFAPPAYIFGIVWTILYILIGIASFLIVKSGIDNSGVSESFKTYIFNLVLLFLWPIIFFNFNNLWLSVIVIIISLFTAITVFFKFYNINKAAGYLYLPLVLWILFATVLNISIWWLNK; translated from the coding sequence ATGATAAAAACGTTTAACGCAAAAAATTTAAAAAAGTTTTTAATCTGCCTTGCAATCAGCCTCGGCACGGGCGGTTTGAGCGCGTTTTTAACGCGTAATTCGCAGGATTTTTACAACACCCTCACAAGACCGCCGTTTGCACCGCCGGCATATATTTTCGGCATTGTATGGACAATTTTGTATATTCTCATCGGCATAGCGTCGTTTTTGATTGTAAAGAGCGGAATAGACAATTCCGGCGTGTCCGAAAGCTTTAAAACATACATTTTCAATCTTGTTCTGCTGTTTTTATGGCCGATTATTTTCTTTAACTTCAACAATCTGTGGCTGTCGGTGATTGTGATTATAATTTCGCTTTTCACCGCAATAACTGTGTTTTTCAAGTTTTATAACATAAATAAAGCAGCAGGTTATCTCTACCTGCCGCTTGTTTTGTGGATTTTGTTTGCAACCGTTTTAAACATATCGATTTGGTGGCTGAACAAATAA
- the nifJ gene encoding pyruvate:ferredoxin (flavodoxin) oxidoreductase: MAKKFKTMDGNCAAAHCAYAFTEVASIYPITPSSTMAEYVDEWSSKGQKNIFGQTVDVCEMQSEAGAAGAVHGSLQGGALTTTFTASQGLLLMIPNMYKMAGELLPSVIHVSARALAAHALNIFGDHQDVMACRQTGYAMLASGSVQETMDLAGIAHLAAIKGRVPFLHFFDGFRTSHEIQKIEVMDYEDLKKLIDMDAVKAFKDRALNPEHPVLRGSAQNSDIYFQGREVANKYYEKIPDIVNDYMGEISKITGREYKPFNYYGAPDATKVIVAMGSVCEAIEETVDYLNAMGQKVGVLKVHLYRPFSAKYFFDVMPETVEKIAVLDRTKEPGSLGEPLYLDVCNLYFGKKNAPMIVGGRYGLGSKDTTPTQIVAVYDNLDAKEPINSFTIGINDDVTHLSLKLGNRINAAPEGTTRCKFWGFGSDGTVGANKDAIKIIGDNTDLYAQAYFDYDSKKSGGVTMSHLRFGKKPIKSTYLLDEADYIACHKPAYIYQYDVLEGLKQGGTFLLNCVWSEDELDEKLPAHVKKYIADHDIKFYTINAVDVAVKVGLGPTRINMVTQGAFFKLANVIPFDEAVVLIKEAIKKTYGKKGDEIVRMNCDAVDGAVEALHEVKVPASWKDAKEEEAHTSDAPEFVKKICEPVNAQKGNKLPVSTFLGYEDGTFEQGTSKFEKRTVAVNVPDWDIAKCIQCNQCSLVCPHAAIRPVLLDDAEAAAAPAGFETKDAIGPQLKGLKFRIQVSPRDCLGCGVCAQVCPAKEKALVMKPLDPMVEKESDNWDYAMTVKVKDNLMDKASVKGSQFAKPYLEFSGACAGCGETPYIKLITQLFGDRMMIANATGCTSIWGGSAPSMPYCKDENGRGPAWANSLFEDNAEFGMGMILAVKKVRNTLKARMETAIEKGVDSKLADAFKAWIDGMNDAEKSKAAASDIKELIKSADLTMPELKEISDRTDFLVKRSQWAFGGDGWAYDIGYGGLDHVLASGEDINIFVVDTEVYSNTGGQSSKATPTAAVAKFAASGKKVKKKDLGMIATTYGYVYVAQIAIGSNMNQAIKAIKEAEAYPGPSLIIAYAPCINHGIKVGMANTILEEKKAVETGYWHLWRFNPELKEKGENPFILDSKEPTGAVTDFMNGENRYLLLKKAHPEIAAQLFEKAEKDLKDRYEVYKRMADK; the protein is encoded by the coding sequence ATGGCAAAGAAATTCAAAACGATGGACGGTAACTGTGCCGCCGCGCATTGCGCCTATGCGTTCACAGAAGTAGCGTCTATCTATCCTATCACTCCTTCGTCAACAATGGCAGAATATGTCGACGAATGGAGCTCGAAAGGTCAGAAAAACATTTTCGGTCAGACCGTTGACGTTTGCGAAATGCAGTCCGAGGCAGGTGCGGCGGGCGCAGTTCACGGCTCACTCCAGGGCGGTGCGCTCACAACCACATTTACCGCTTCGCAGGGTCTTCTTCTTATGATACCGAATATGTATAAAATGGCGGGTGAATTGCTCCCCTCCGTTATCCACGTAAGCGCAAGAGCGCTCGCTGCTCACGCACTTAACATTTTCGGCGACCATCAGGACGTTATGGCTTGCCGTCAGACAGGCTATGCAATGCTCGCTTCGGGCAGTGTTCAGGAAACTATGGATTTGGCAGGTATCGCTCACCTTGCAGCTATCAAAGGCAGAGTTCCGTTCCTCCACTTTTTCGACGGTTTCAGAACTTCGCACGAAATTCAGAAAATTGAGGTTATGGACTATGAAGACCTCAAAAAGCTTATCGATATGGACGCTGTTAAAGCGTTTAAAGACAGAGCGCTAAACCCCGAACACCCCGTTCTCCGCGGAAGTGCGCAGAACTCGGATATCTACTTCCAGGGCAGAGAGGTTGCTAACAAATACTACGAAAAAATTCCCGATATCGTTAACGATTATATGGGTGAAATTTCAAAAATCACAGGCAGAGAGTACAAACCCTTCAACTACTACGGCGCTCCCGACGCAACAAAAGTTATCGTTGCAATGGGTTCTGTTTGCGAAGCTATTGAAGAAACGGTTGACTACCTCAACGCTATGGGTCAGAAAGTCGGCGTTCTTAAAGTTCACCTTTACAGACCGTTCTCGGCTAAATATTTCTTTGATGTAATGCCCGAAACTGTTGAAAAAATCGCAGTTCTCGACAGAACAAAAGAGCCCGGTTCGCTCGGCGAGCCTCTTTATCTTGACGTTTGCAACCTTTACTTCGGAAAGAAAAACGCTCCGATGATTGTAGGCGGACGTTACGGTTTGGGTTCAAAAGACACCACACCGACACAGATTGTTGCGGTTTACGATAATCTCGACGCTAAAGAGCCTATCAACAGCTTCACAATCGGTATCAACGACGACGTTACACATCTTTCGCTCAAACTCGGCAACAGAATTAACGCTGCTCCCGAGGGCACAACAAGATGTAAATTCTGGGGCTTCGGTTCCGACGGTACCGTTGGTGCCAACAAAGACGCAATCAAAATCATCGGCGACAACACCGACCTTTATGCACAGGCATATTTTGATTACGACTCCAAAAAGAGCGGCGGCGTAACAATGTCGCACTTGCGTTTCGGTAAAAAACCGATTAAGTCAACATACCTCCTCGACGAGGCTGACTATATCGCTTGTCATAAGCCTGCTTACATCTATCAGTATGATGTTCTCGAAGGTTTGAAACAGGGCGGAACATTCCTCCTCAACTGTGTATGGTCGGAGGACGAGCTTGATGAAAAGCTTCCTGCTCACGTTAAAAAATATATCGCTGACCACGATATTAAATTCTATACAATCAACGCTGTTGACGTTGCCGTTAAAGTAGGTCTCGGACCCACAAGAATAAATATGGTAACACAGGGCGCATTCTTCAAACTTGCAAACGTTATCCCGTTTGACGAGGCAGTTGTTCTTATTAAAGAAGCAATCAAGAAAACCTACGGCAAAAAAGGCGACGAAATCGTAAGAATGAACTGCGACGCGGTTGACGGCGCTGTTGAGGCGCTCCACGAGGTTAAAGTTCCCGCATCGTGGAAAGACGCTAAAGAAGAAGAGGCTCACACCTCCGACGCTCCGGAATTCGTTAAAAAGATTTGCGAACCCGTTAACGCACAGAAAGGTAACAAACTTCCTGTAAGCACATTCCTCGGCTACGAGGACGGTACTTTCGAGCAGGGTACATCGAAATTTGAAAAACGTACCGTTGCGGTTAACGTTCCCGACTGGGATATTGCAAAATGTATCCAGTGTAACCAGTGCTCACTCGTATGTCCGCACGCGGCTATAAGACCTGTTCTTTTGGACGACGCCGAGGCGGCTGCAGCTCCTGCCGGCTTTGAAACAAAAGACGCTATCGGTCCTCAGCTTAAAGGACTCAAATTCCGTATTCAGGTCAGCCCCCGTGACTGCTTGGGCTGCGGTGTTTGTGCACAGGTATGTCCGGCAAAAGAGAAGGCTCTCGTTATGAAACCGCTTGATCCTATGGTTGAAAAAGAGTCTGACAACTGGGATTACGCTATGACTGTTAAGGTTAAAGACAACCTTATGGATAAAGCATCGGTTAAAGGCTCACAGTTCGCGAAACCTTACCTTGAGTTCTCCGGCGCTTGCGCAGGCTGCGGTGAAACACCTTACATTAAGCTTATCACACAGCTCTTCGGCGACAGAATGATGATTGCAAACGCAACAGGCTGTACTTCAATTTGGGGCGGCAGCGCACCGAGTATGCCTTACTGCAAAGACGAAAACGGCAGAGGTCCTGCTTGGGCTAACTCGCTCTTCGAGGACAACGCTGAATTCGGTATGGGTATGATTCTTGCGGTTAAGAAAGTAAGAAACACTCTTAAAGCAAGAATGGAAACGGCTATTGAAAAAGGCGTTGACTCTAAACTTGCAGACGCTTTCAAAGCTTGGATTGACGGTATGAACGACGCTGAAAAATCGAAAGCGGCGGCTTCCGACATTAAAGAGCTTATCAAATCGGCAGATCTTACAATGCCCGAACTTAAAGAAATTTCAGACAGAACAGACTTCCTCGTTAAACGTTCGCAGTGGGCGTTCGGCGGCGACGGCTGGGCTTACGATATTGGTTACGGCGGATTGGACCACGTTCTCGCATCGGGCGAGGACATCAACATCTTCGTTGTAGATACAGAAGTTTACTCCAACACCGGCGGACAGTCCTCAAAGGCTACACCGACCGCGGCTGTTGCAAAATTTGCCGCATCGGGTAAAAAAGTTAAGAAGAAAGACCTCGGTATGATTGCTACAACATACGGCTATGTATACGTCGCACAGATTGCTATCGGCTCGAATATGAACCAGGCTATCAAGGCAATCAAAGAAGCTGAAGCTTATCCCGGTCCTTCGCTTATCATTGCATACGCACCCTGTATCAACCACGGTATCAAGGTTGGTATGGCTAACACAATCCTTGAGGAGAAAAAGGCTGTTGAAACAGGTTACTGGCATTTGTGGAGATTTAACCCCGAACTCAAAGAGAAAGGCGAAAATCCGTTTATCCTTGATTCTAAAGAACCCACAGGCGCGGTTACAGACTTTATGAACGGCGAGAACAGATACCTCCTTCTTAAGAAGGCTCATCCGGAAATCGCTGCTCAACTCTTTGAAAAGGCTGAAAAAGACCTCAAAGACAGATACGAAGTTTACAAAAGAATGGCAGATAAATAA
- a CDS encoding phosphate ABC transporter substrate-binding protein: MKRTKKLAALIMCALLACTAMTACQNNGDNGADSQGSSKISGTVSTDGSTSMEKVIGALGESFKEQNAGVTFTYNPTGSGSGITAVSEGRCDIGLSSRALKDDEKASGLKETILAYDGIAIIVNPQSKVEDLTVEQIKKIYTGEITNWSEVGGADGEIVLIGREAGSGTRDGFESITDTKDKCKYRQELTSTGDVITTVAQNPNAIGYASLASVKDTVKALKVGGVTPSEGTVKDGSYVVQRPFVLVTKEGTPLSETAQKFFDYATSSSASEIISKAGAVSAN, translated from the coding sequence ATGAAAAGAACAAAAAAATTAGCGGCACTCATTATGTGCGCACTTCTCGCGTGCACAGCAATGACAGCTTGTCAGAACAACGGTGACAACGGCGCAGACAGTCAAGGCTCGTCAAAGATATCGGGCACGGTATCGACAGACGGTTCAACGTCAATGGAAAAAGTTATCGGCGCACTCGGCGAATCGTTTAAAGAACAGAACGCAGGCGTAACATTCACATACAATCCCACAGGCTCCGGCTCGGGAATTACCGCAGTGTCGGAGGGCAGATGCGACATCGGACTTTCAAGCCGTGCGCTTAAAGACGACGAAAAAGCATCGGGACTTAAAGAAACAATCCTTGCATACGACGGAATTGCAATCATAGTAAATCCGCAGAGCAAGGTTGAAGATTTAACGGTTGAGCAGATTAAGAAAATCTACACCGGCGAAATTACAAACTGGAGCGAAGTCGGCGGAGCAGACGGCGAAATCGTTCTTATCGGCAGAGAAGCAGGAAGCGGTACAAGGGACGGTTTTGAAAGCATTACCGACACAAAAGACAAATGCAAATACCGTCAGGAACTTACCTCAACAGGCGACGTTATCACAACGGTGGCGCAGAACCCGAACGCAATCGGATATGCCTCGCTCGCGTCGGTAAAAGACACTGTAAAAGCACTTAAAGTCGGCGGAGTTACACCCTCCGAAGGCACGGTAAAAGACGGCTCGTATGTTGTTCAGCGTCCGTTTGTGCTGGTTACAAAAGAAGGCACACCCTTATCCGAAACCGCACAGAAATTCTTCGATTACGCAACATCATCTTCAGCGTCTGAAATCATCAGCAAAGCAGGAGCGGTATCGGCAAACTGA
- a CDS encoding VanW family protein, which yields MNGLVLMPGQQFSFNGVVGQRSAQTGFKTAKVYQGGEIVDGIGGGICQVSTTLYNAALYSDLKIVYRTNHSMPVSYVPSGRDATVSYGSIDFKFSNNQGYPIKLGCSASNGRLTCSVYGIKLQNKKVEITTQTVSTTPFTVKEVEDSTLPDGKRKVKQAGSEGSVVDTFKTVYINGESQGTNKISRSNYSAITQIELVGTKKNEIADTPAAAAFGETYVGDDTIQQ from the coding sequence ATCAACGGACTTGTGCTTATGCCGGGTCAGCAGTTTTCGTTCAACGGCGTTGTCGGTCAGCGTTCGGCGCAAACCGGCTTTAAAACCGCAAAGGTTTATCAGGGCGGTGAAATTGTGGACGGCATAGGCGGAGGAATTTGCCAGGTTTCCACTACCCTTTACAACGCGGCGCTTTACTCTGATTTAAAAATCGTTTACCGAACAAACCACTCAATGCCAGTTTCATATGTCCCGTCAGGACGCGACGCAACGGTGTCATACGGCAGTATCGACTTTAAATTTTCAAACAATCAGGGTTATCCCATAAAGCTTGGCTGCAGTGCGTCAAACGGACGCTTGACCTGTTCGGTTTACGGCATTAAACTGCAAAACAAAAAGGTGGAAATCACCACACAGACCGTCAGCACCACGCCGTTTACGGTGAAAGAAGTTGAGGACAGCACTCTCCCCGACGGCAAACGCAAGGTTAAGCAGGCAGGCAGTGAGGGCAGTGTTGTTGACACGTTCAAAACGGTTTACATTAACGGCGAAAGCCAGGGGACAAACAAAATTTCGCGCAGTAACTACTCGGCAATAACGCAAATCGAACTTGTCGGCACAAAGAAAAACGAAATTGCCGACACACCTGCCGCGGCGGCATTCGGCGAAACCTACGTCGGCGACGACACAATCCAGCAGTAG
- a CDS encoding YabP/YqfC family sporulation protein translates to MKRKIKQKIKETLAFPAEVIMDSPKIVLEANYNVWIENYIGIIEYSDKEVKVNTADFIVKITGESLLMDFVTNEDLSISGKITSVVYE, encoded by the coding sequence ATGAAACGGAAAATCAAACAGAAAATAAAGGAAACTCTTGCGTTTCCTGCCGAGGTTATAATGGATTCGCCCAAAATTGTGCTGGAGGCAAATTACAACGTCTGGATTGAAAACTATATCGGGATTATAGAATATTCCGACAAAGAAGTGAAGGTGAACACTGCCGATTTTATTGTTAAAATCACGGGCGAGAGCCTGCTTATGGATTTTGTCACAAACGAGGATTTGAGTATTTCGGGAAAAATTACTTCGGTGGTTTACGAGTGA
- the yqfD gene encoding sporulation protein YqfD, with protein sequence MFVRFFNFLRGYVFLGVRGFFLERFLNLCLKKDICLWDVKYGGENNLEMKMSINGFKQVRGAAYKTRSEVKIKKRAGLPFIIQKYKKRKAFAAGFLIAVILFSALSSFIWRIDVTGNEKVPESVIINRLAELGFKVGTPRFNVDVYRLQNEILKKEKALSWLWVDIKGTRANVSVKEKVPAPEIVDDTVPSNIVASKDGLVTRVVALNGEASVREGDIVDKGDLLISGIVSLGEAGEKIGSARGEVTARTWYSKDGEFPLEKVEYIRTDKKISKNTVNFFGFDVSLYIKDEIPFEFYDKESKTSAFHIGKNFFLPLSNKKDVYYEKNKIETKLTTEGALVYYGGIIKKELDKEIGKDVKVVNASTDHMMQKNGKIYIKVTYECIQSIGENVKIENGG encoded by the coding sequence TTGTTTGTAAGATTTTTCAATTTTTTAAGAGGATATGTGTTTTTGGGCGTTAGGGGATTTTTTCTTGAACGCTTTTTAAATTTGTGTTTAAAAAAAGATATTTGCTTATGGGACGTAAAATACGGCGGTGAAAACAATCTTGAAATGAAAATGAGCATAAACGGCTTTAAACAGGTGCGCGGTGCGGCATACAAAACGCGCTCCGAGGTGAAAATAAAAAAGCGGGCAGGACTGCCGTTTATCATACAAAAGTACAAAAAGCGCAAGGCGTTCGCGGCGGGATTTTTAATCGCGGTGATTTTGTTTTCCGCGCTTTCAAGCTTTATCTGGCGCATAGACGTTACAGGAAACGAAAAAGTTCCCGAAAGCGTTATAATAAACCGCCTTGCCGAGCTTGGGTTCAAGGTCGGAACACCGCGGTTTAATGTGGACGTTTACCGCTTGCAGAACGAAATTTTAAAGAAAGAAAAAGCGCTTTCGTGGCTGTGGGTAGACATTAAAGGCACGCGCGCGAATGTGTCGGTGAAAGAAAAGGTGCCGGCGCCCGAAATTGTGGACGATACCGTGCCGTCGAACATTGTTGCGTCGAAAGACGGGCTTGTGACGCGCGTTGTTGCGTTAAACGGCGAAGCGTCGGTGCGCGAGGGCGATATTGTGGACAAAGGCGATTTGCTGATTTCGGGAATTGTTTCGCTCGGCGAGGCAGGCGAAAAAATCGGCTCGGCGCGCGGTGAGGTGACGGCGCGGACGTGGTATTCAAAAGACGGCGAATTTCCGCTTGAAAAGGTTGAATACATACGCACCGACAAAAAAATTTCAAAAAACACTGTAAATTTTTTCGGTTTTGATGTATCATTATATATAAAGGACGAAATTCCATTTGAATTTTACGACAAAGAGAGCAAAACGTCCGCTTTCCATATCGGCAAAAACTTCTTTTTGCCGTTGTCGAACAAAAAAGATGTGTATTACGAAAAAAATAAAATAGAAACAAAGTTGACAACCGAGGGCGCTTTGGTGTATTATGGCGGTATAATAAAAAAAGAACTTGACAAAGAAATCGGAAAAGACGTAAAGGTTGTGAACGCGAGCACAGACCATATGATGCAGAAAAACGGAAAAATTTATATAAAAGTGACGTATGAGTGCATACAGAGCATAGGCGAGAATGTGAAAATAGAAAACGGAGGTTAA
- a CDS encoding peptidoglycan binding domain-containing protein, translating to MSEKKARRKNAKIIVLTVIAVLIASLCAIAGVLAKTDTAYGKIYVNDLCVGKKNTADIKTALEEKYSPENTNVIFTYKNTDFEVNGADFDLKYDLDKTSENAYQAGKGKNFISRGFNAVKYSLFKKEIPVEITFDQEKLYNILKEKATDVENPVTDTVTELKDGNLVIQNGKKGNGVDIDKIKKDVEKVVSKNKLTDKIEVKITEIKPKIPTAQALYDEFHKEPKDVEFSHENGEVHFSEHVTGVTFDVNEAQKILDQNKHNIEPYSIPVEITQPEKTTQWFIDNKLSDTLGSFSTVYNAGNYERSHNIALAA from the coding sequence ATGAGTGAAAAAAAGGCGCGCAGAAAAAATGCGAAAATCATAGTTTTGACAGTTATCGCCGTGCTTATCGCGTCGCTTTGTGCGATTGCGGGAGTATTGGCTAAAACAGACACTGCATACGGCAAAATATATGTCAACGATTTGTGCGTCGGGAAAAAGAATACCGCTGACATCAAAACGGCACTCGAAGAAAAATACTCGCCCGAAAACACGAATGTGATTTTTACATACAAAAACACCGATTTTGAGGTTAACGGTGCAGATTTTGACCTAAAATACGACCTTGACAAAACAAGCGAAAACGCATATCAGGCAGGCAAAGGCAAAAATTTTATAAGCCGTGGATTTAATGCGGTAAAATATTCGCTTTTCAAAAAGGAAATTCCTGTGGAAATCACCTTTGACCAGGAAAAGCTTTACAATATTTTAAAAGAGAAAGCAACAGATGTCGAAAATCCCGTTACCGATACGGTAACCGAGCTTAAAGACGGCAATCTTGTCATTCAAAACGGCAAAAAAGGCAACGGAGTTGACATTGATAAAATAAAAAAAGACGTTGAAAAAGTTGTTTCAAAAAACAAATTAACTGATAAAATTGAGGTGAAAATCACCGAAATCAAACCGAAAATTCCCACTGCACAGGCGCTTTACGACGAATTTCACAAAGAGCCGAAAGATGTGGAATTTTCGCACGAAAACGGCGAAGTTCATTTTTCAGAGCACGTCACGGGCGTAACCTTTGACGTTAACGAGGCGCAGAAAATTCTCGACCAAAACAAGCATAACATTGAGCCGTACAGCATACCGGTAGAAATCACACAGCCCGAAAAAACCACGCAGTGGTTTATCGACAACAAGCTGTCCGACACGCTCGGCAGTTTTTCCACCGTTTACAACGCGGGAAACTACGAACGCTCGCACAATATCGCGCTTGCGGCGTAG
- a CDS encoding nucleoside recognition domain-containing protein codes for MKKLIPFSAFAFIVLTCVFSAQCTKSASDALNMCLYTLLPSLFPFFVFSRIFILSGGADLLAKKLAFVTKPLFNMSGGCIVPIILGILCGYPVGAKTAAELYGEGVITKDEAQRLCGFCNNSGPLFLIGAVGAGMLMCPSAGILLYAVHILSALSVGIIFRGKGIDKKSIVHGSAPKNTAVNENIFVTAVEESVGTILNVFGYVIFFAVLTSFVKNPFIVGIFEITNALKKISLLDFPLWQKFVFSAFFSSWGGLSVHMQTYGILSKYSLSLKKYVSAKFIHSVFAFVYALIAIKIVPLPFKTFSSAFEKTAVSLNIASLVCTVILGIYLFYLNIILLRHKNGKDEKI; via the coding sequence ATGAAAAAACTTATCCCGTTTTCTGCGTTTGCGTTTATCGTGCTGACCTGCGTTTTTTCGGCGCAGTGCACAAAAAGCGCGTCCGACGCTCTTAATATGTGCCTTTACACGCTTTTGCCGTCGCTGTTTCCGTTTTTTGTGTTTTCGCGGATTTTCATTTTGTCGGGCGGTGCTGACCTGCTGGCGAAAAAGCTTGCATTCGTCACAAAACCGCTTTTTAATATGAGCGGAGGGTGCATTGTGCCGATAATTTTAGGTATTCTGTGCGGTTACCCCGTCGGCGCGAAAACCGCGGCGGAGCTTTACGGCGAGGGAGTTATTACAAAGGACGAGGCACAGCGTCTTTGCGGATTTTGCAATAATTCCGGACCTCTTTTTTTAATCGGCGCGGTGGGCGCCGGTATGCTTATGTGCCCGTCCGCCGGAATTTTGCTGTATGCGGTTCACATTCTTTCCGCGCTTTCCGTCGGAATAATCTTCCGCGGAAAAGGTATTGATAAAAAAAGCATCGTTCACGGCAGTGCGCCGAAAAACACGGCTGTGAACGAAAACATATTCGTCACCGCGGTTGAGGAGAGCGTCGGCACGATTTTGAACGTTTTCGGATATGTGATTTTTTTCGCGGTGCTGACGTCGTTTGTCAAAAATCCGTTTATCGTAGGAATTTTCGAGATAACAAACGCACTGAAAAAAATTTCACTGCTTGATTTTCCGCTTTGGCAAAAATTTGTTTTTTCCGCATTTTTCTCGTCTTGGGGCGGACTTTCGGTGCATATGCAAACCTACGGAATTTTGTCAAAATATTCGCTTTCGCTTAAAAAATACGTTTCTGCAAAGTTTATCCACTCGGTTTTCGCGTTTGTCTACGCGCTTATCGCAATAAAAATTGTGCCTCTGCCGTTCAAAACATTTTCGTCCGCATTTGAAAAAACCGCGGTTTCGCTCAACATAGCATCGCTTGTATGCACGGTAATTTTGGGAATATATCTGTTTTATTTGAATATAATTTTATTAAGACACAAAAACGGAAAGGACGAAAAAATATGA
- a CDS encoding Rqc2 family fibronectin-binding protein: MRNMALDGSVLCALKNEFTKKLIGARVEKVYQPERDEIVLSIRNFKDSYKLLLCAHPSFARVGFISVTKDNPDTPPLFCMLLRKHLCGGKIVGIRQVDFERIIEFDVESYNELGDLSVKTLICEIMGKHSNIILTDCSRKIIDSIFHVDITMSRVRQIMPGLIYENAPSQGKQNPLEAGYNDFLSAIGEIQGGYDKKIMSSFMGISPLTAREIAYRALGADTEISYENDKKVADEFFKAFKRIEKGEFSPVVLTDAQSGKMLEFSALGINQYGEMAEKEYFESMSLALESFYEKKAAKESVKQKTADITKVISNNLARCRKKLQLECETLEKCKKRELNKVKGDLITANIYRINKGDKKAVLENFYDGGKIIEIALDETLTPSQNAQKYYKKYNKEKTAEAETLVQKKLNEAEIDYLETVLLNMENVETKEEIAQIKEELVEQGYLKKRNIKGKKKQAQIKPMEFVSSDGYEIFVGKNNKQNDYVTLKLARSTDIWLHTKTIHGSHAVIKTGGDENIPERTIFEAAMIAAYYSKGRNSANVSVDYTAVKNVKKPSGAKPGMVIYVNNKTAVVTPDEKTVESLKK, encoded by the coding sequence ATGAGAAATATGGCGCTTGACGGCAGTGTGCTTTGCGCGCTGAAAAACGAATTTACAAAAAAACTTATCGGCGCAAGGGTTGAAAAGGTTTATCAGCCCGAACGCGACGAAATAGTTTTGTCAATAAGAAATTTTAAGGACAGTTATAAGTTGCTTTTGTGCGCGCACCCGTCATTTGCGAGGGTGGGTTTTATCAGCGTGACAAAGGATAATCCCGATACTCCGCCTCTTTTTTGCATGCTTTTGCGAAAGCACCTTTGCGGAGGAAAAATCGTCGGAATAAGGCAGGTTGACTTTGAAAGAATTATAGAATTTGACGTTGAAAGCTATAACGAACTGGGCGATTTGTCGGTTAAAACGCTGATTTGCGAGATTATGGGAAAACATTCAAACATAATTCTCACCGACTGCAGCAGAAAAATTATCGACAGTATTTTTCACGTTGACATCACAATGAGCCGTGTAAGGCAGATTATGCCCGGGCTTATCTACGAAAACGCGCCGTCGCAGGGAAAGCAAAATCCGCTTGAGGCCGGTTATAACGATTTTCTGTCCGCAATCGGCGAAATTCAGGGCGGTTACGACAAAAAAATTATGTCGTCGTTTATGGGAATAAGTCCCTTAACCGCACGCGAAATCGCATACCGCGCACTCGGCGCGGATACCGAAATAAGCTATGAAAACGACAAAAAAGTTGCGGACGAATTTTTCAAAGCTTTTAAGAGAATTGAAAAAGGCGAATTTTCGCCCGTTGTGCTGACCGACGCGCAAAGCGGAAAAATGCTTGAATTTTCGGCGCTCGGCATAAACCAGTACGGCGAAATGGCGGAAAAAGAATATTTTGAGTCGATGAGCCTTGCGCTGGAAAGTTTTTATGAGAAAAAGGCGGCAAAAGAGAGCGTAAAGCAGAAAACCGCAGATATTACCAAGGTGATTTCAAACAATCTTGCAAGGTGCAGAAAAAAACTTCAGCTTGAGTGCGAAACGCTTGAAAAATGCAAAAAAAGAGAGCTTAACAAGGTTAAAGGCGACCTTATCACCGCGAACATTTACCGCATAAACAAGGGCGATAAAAAAGCGGTTTTGGAGAATTTTTACGACGGCGGAAAAATAATTGAAATCGCGCTTGATGAAACGCTCACACCGTCGCAGAACGCGCAGAAATATTATAAAAAATACAACAAGGAGAAAACCGCCGAGGCGGAAACGCTTGTTCAGAAAAAACTCAACGAGGCGGAAATCGACTATCTCGAAACGGTTTTGCTCAATATGGAAAACGTTGAAACAAAAGAGGAAATCGCGCAGATTAAAGAAGAACTTGTCGAGCAGGGATACCTTAAAAAGCGCAATATAAAAGGAAAAAAGAAACAGGCACAGATAAAGCCTATGGAATTTGTAAGCAGTGACGGATATGAAATTTTTGTCGGAAAAAACAACAAGCAAAACGACTATGTGACGCTCAAGCTTGCGCGTTCGACCGATATTTGGCTTCACACAAAAACCATTCACGGTTCGCACGCGGTTATTAAAACAGGCGGTGACGAAAACATTCCCGAACGCACAATTTTTGAAGCGGCAATGATTGCCGCTTATTACAGCAAGGGCAGAAACAGCGCGAACGTGAGCGTGGACTACACGGCGGTTAAAAACGTAAAAAAACCGTCGGGCGCGAAACCCGGTATGGTTATTTATGTGAATAACAAAACCGCGGTAGTTACACCCGACGAGAAAACCGTTGAAAGTTTAAAGAAGTAA